In Solidesulfovibrio fructosivorans JJ], the sequence GCTGCTCCATGGCCTCTTCCTTTTCCTGGTCCCGGCCGGCCCGCTCCCCGGAGCGGTCGGCGAGGTCCTGCTCCCAGGCCGGAAGATCGCTTTGGCGCACGGTGCCGGTCTTGGTGCCGAGGCTGCGGTAGCCTTGCCGGTAGAGTTCGCAAAAGGGGATGTCGTTGCCAAGGGTGATGTCCCACACGTCGCGCTCGAGCATGTGCAGGATAGGGTGGATGCGCAGGTGGGGCGGGTCTTCGCGCGGGCTTTCGTAGTCCTCGTTAGCCCGGGCCGGATGTTCGTCCCAGCGGATGGCCGTGGCCAGCGCCGCCACGCCCGCCCGGCGCAAAAAGGCGTTTAAGGGCGCGACCTTCATCAGCTGGTTGCCGATGGGCGATTCCGGATCGAAGGGAAAGGCCTCGCCGGTAAAACCCGTCCGGGCAAGCTCGGCCCGGCTGTCCCCGGA encodes:
- a CDS encoding phosphoadenosine phosphosulfate reductase family protein, with the translated sequence MDEIQREARWALSLDGKIALSKDIVAGAIGRFGPDFRLAWTGAKDSTLVLWVTRRVCAERGLAMPRVVTINEGDPFDEIVDFQKRLVDAWGLDLTVVANDDILSRKPHIGDVIPVDALSGDSRAELARTGFTGEAFPFDPESPIGNQLMKVAPLNAFLRRAGVAALATAIRWDEHPARANEDYESPREDPPHLRIHPILHMLERDVWDITLGNDIPFCELYRQGYRSLGTKTGTVRQSDLPAWEQDLADRSGERAGRDQEKEEAMEQLRALGYM